The genomic window TTCAACAAGAAAGGGCGTAGAGATAATAAAAATACTGTTAGAGGGAGCGTGAGGCACAAAAGTTATAGGTTGGCCTCTTGCGATGGACGTTAGGATTTGCTCAGCGCTTCTAATTAAATCGTCTATAAAAGCATTTCTGACCACATATTGACCAACCACTAAGCTGCTATTTGGCGCATCCACACTTCTGATTAAATCAGAAATTTTTTGAATATTGGATAGGATGTCTGTGACTACAAGATGATTGGTTTCTTGTATCGGCTGAACGATAGCTTTATCAGAAAGCATAGGTCTTATGATAGTGGAGATGGAATCAACAGCGGCTGTGTTTAATCTAAACACACGAGTGATGATATCGGCATCTTTTAAGTCGTTTACCCGTCCGTCCGAGACAATTTTACCGGGCGCTCTATAAGAAGCATTCGGGTGGATAATTAGGGTATTGCCTTCTTCAACGATATCTAAATTTCGAATCCTGAGCTCTTGCATAAGAGCCATGAGAACGTTCTCTAAAGAAGTCGGCTCTTCGGAAATAATTGTAACCGTAAATTGAAGGTCTTCATCTGAGAAGATAAAATTTCTGTTTGAGACGCGGCTAATAAATCTGATGTATTCAATGATGCTGACATTATTGAAGTTAATAAGGATCGACTGTTCTTGAGATTCTTCAGGCGCGTTCTTATTTTCTTCAATTTGCGCTGTAAGGTCTTCTTCTTCTAAATGTTTTAAAGAGCCTCGGCTGACAAAGGAACGAAGGTGTTTAGGCTGGGTTTTAGCCTGAGCATTTTTTGGTGCAGTCTTTTCAATTAAATTTTTGAAGGATTCTTTCGGGAAGGTTCTTGATTCATGAAGAGCTTGTCTTACAGTTGACGTAGGATTTGTTTTTTGCTTCGGAATAATGGTTTGCGGCAAAGAAGTTGCAGGTTCAGCCGGCTCTTCAACTGTGACTTGTGTTTCAGGATGCGAATCAGCAGACTGAAATATAGAATCAATGGCAGAGGATTCAATTCTTTCCCAATTGAAATCATCTTTAGCGTAAAGAGAGTTTATCGGGTCTTTGCTCTTTCTTGAATGACTTTCTATATTTGATAGACTTGCATTGTTTTCTGATTCATCTTTTGATAAATTGCTTGCGAAAAGCGAACTTTCACCGCAAAGATAAGCAACTAAAATGACGCGACATAGCGTATGAGCAGCAAAAAAAATATCCTTCATGGGCCTCGTGTCAAAATTCTATAAAGCGTAACGTTTCATTTACAAAATTTAGTGATCTTTACTTTGTGGAAAAATGCGAGCTAAGCATTAATCAAACAAGCATATTGGTATATGCTACCAAAGAAAGTAAGTAATTTCAAATGAATTAATGTTTTTAAAGATAAAAGTCCACCTTTGACTTTTTTTTCATTATAGTAACAGAGTTTTATAAACTATTAATTACTAGTGCGATAGAAATAGCTCTGGAGGATAAAAAAAATTTAAGGCATTTTTTTGTTGGAAAAGTAAGTAAAAGAACCGATAAAAATGCTTCGCTTTCTAACCCTTGTATTCACGCTCCTTTTCAGTCTATGAATGAGAAGCAAGATTTTTTCTTTTGTCTCTTTTTCTTTTGATTCCAACAAATTTTGTAAAATATAATCTTTGATAGACAAGGTTTCAAGAGGAGACTTCTCATCGTCGCCTGAGCTTAACTTTATGATTAAGCACTCTTCCCCCGGCTTCCAAGGAACTATCAGAGGTTCAAACTTGGCTGTTTGCACTTTTCCAAGTTCACTTGCATTAGATTGAATTTTTAAAGGTTCTTTTTGATCTTTTTTCAAAATCCAAATATCATCGCCGCCGCAAGAGAGGAACTCTAAAGTTTCTTCGATAGGATTTAATTTTAAAAAGTTAAATTGAAAGTGATGGGGCATTCTTTCGCGGAAAAGCATGGCATTCAGCTCTTCTGTCAATTTTTCAATTTTTTCCTCTCTACTATAAAGCGCTTTTACCATACCTCTTAATACAGAGTTGTAAATGACACCTTCGATGCCGGATTCATAGGATTCAATAGTGATAAGTCCATAGGATTTATTTTTTAAAACAAGGAAATCATAAAAAATACTTTTTGAGAGAGTCCCTTTATGGTAAGCATAAGAGCACTCTATATCGCTCCAAAGGGGAGCTTCGGGAACAAGATTATTTTCCGCTAAATGGATGCCTGTTGCGATTTGTCTTAAGGCATCTGAAGGCCCTCCCTCTTTCTGCATATTTTCAGAATGCATATAGCTTGAAATATCGCTAATAAAATCAACGATATCCTGATAGCGATCTTCAGGATTTGCTTGAAGAGCCTTGCTCAAAATTTTTTGCATCCCTTTTGGCATTAGGGATAAGTGGATGCGGCCATGTGAAAGTTTTCCTAAAATTAATTCATAGGTAATGATGCCAAGGGAATAAATATCTGAAGGGTAGCTTACCGAATTTGGATTATTTCTCTGCTCCGGACTCATGTAAATGGGCGTTCCCATAACTCTCATGGAGTTGTCTTCAATTTGTCCTTCTTCTTGAGAGATAAGTTGGGCGATACCAAAATCAATGACTTTAATGATGCGTGAATCTGTAACTAAAATATTTTCTGGTTTAAGGTCTCTATGAATAACGCCGTGAGTATGCAAGTGGCACAAGGCATAGGCAATGTCAATGATGTATTCAAGAGCTTGCTTTAAGGAGATGGGGTATCTAAGCAAAAGCTGTCTTAAAGAAATCCCTTCGATAAATTCCATGGCTATATAAAGACCCCCTTCCCATTGTCCATAACCATAAAGTTTGACGATATTCGGGTGATCGGTCATTGAGATGATTTCAGCTTCATAGAGAAAGCGTTTGATAGCTTCCGGGTTGGAAACGTATTTTGGAGAGAGCACTTTGATTGTGATAGGCTCTTTACTTTCAGGGTGGGTCGCTAAGAAGAGAATGCTCATACCCCCTTTTTGCAGGAGGCTTTCAATTTTGTAAGGTCCAATTTGACGAGGTAAAGCTTCTAGTGATTCAGGATTGAGTTCCTCAAAAGATTCAAATTCGTCTTCCTCATTTTGCATGATTTAAGATCTTCTTTCATTTTAAAGAGATATTAGACTTCTTTTTGAAATTCCATTCGATTATTAAAAATGGCTCTTTTTGACTTCAAAATTTATCAAAAAAAATTACAAAAAAAAATAGCTCATTTTCTCAATCAATTACGAATTATTGAAAGTAGCTATTGATTTCTTTTGAACCCTTAAAATAGATTTATTTTTTTCCGATATCCAGGATGCGGACGCCTAGCACTTCTCCAACTTGGATTAACTCACCTCTAGCAAGCCTTTTTCCATTTAAAACAAGATCCACACCATCTTCCGGTTTTGTAGTCAATTCAATCAAATTGCCGGGCTTTAATTCCATTAACTTTCTTAAGGAAATATGTAATCTGCCAATCTCAACATTTATGGTTAAGGGAACTTCCCCTGTTTTAAGAAGTTCAATCGGGTTTTCCGATTCTAATTTTTGTTTTGGTAAAGCTTCGGGTTTCTCCCGAGTAGGCTCTTTTTTTTCCGGAGCTTCCGAAGAAGGACTTTTGGCTAAGTCAGCTTTGGAGGGTTTGGCTTCCTCTTTTTTTACTTGAGTTTCCTCTAAGTCGTTAAGATCCTCTTCTTCCTCATCGTCCTCGTCATGATAGTCGTCTTCATCATCGTCTTCATCTTCGTGAGAGCTGTCCGTTTCATCAAATTCATCTTCGTCAAAGTCTTCATCGAATTCTTCATCAAACTCTTCAAGAGCGTCTTCGTCAAATTCAAAGTCTTCATCCTCTTCGTCGAAGTCCTCTTCATTATGATCATGAGGTGTCCGTTGCATATTATCCGCCTCGCTGTATGCAGAAGATTCTAAAATTTTTAAAGTATTGCCTTGCAGTTCCCCAAGGTATAAGGGTCTGCCGAGAGCTTTGATAAGAACCCGGCCTTCACCTTTTGCGGGATTTAAGCTAACATAATCAAGTAAGAGAAAGTCGCCTGTTTCAATGGAATTCCATTCATTTTCCTTTAGGTAGGTTTTGCCGATTTCAAGATGTAGAGTAAGGTCTGTAGCCTCGGCAATAGGGGAGCTTGCTATCAACTCTTCAGTAGAAGGGTTGGATTTGGAAACAAAAGCTTTATGAAATTCAGGGGAAATCAATAATCTTCCTGTAAATTGATGAAAGCCGGTATCTATTAGAAGATCTATGGCTAAAGCAGATTCCTGATCATCAATTAAACTCTCTAACTTTTCTATCTTTGGTAAAAATTCCGCTTTCAGGCCTGATTTACCGGCTTGGAAAATGGCTTCAAGGGCGATAAACTTATAAAAGCCTTCAAGGAGCTCCTGATCGTTTTCGTCAAGCTTGGGTTTATTTTCCTTAAAAAGAAGATGAGAAGAAAAGAGGTTTAAATCTTGCTTGGAAACAATAAAGTATAAAAATCCGGGAATGGCCGGGGCTGCAAGTTTTAAGACTTGAGCTTCTACAAAACCTTCTAAGAACCGGTTTTTTTCAACCCATTCAGGGACTTTTTGAGAAATCTCCAATTTGGGAAGTTCTAGCGATTTTTGGATTTTATCTGAAAAATCTTTCCAGGGAAAACTAGAGATGTTGCCCATGGGCTTAACATCTGAAAGAAGAAGGGAACGTGGAATTTTTCGAATCCAATCAAATGATACTGTCATAATTCAAATCCAAAGGTCCAAAAGGTAAACCTTGCCTTATTATATATTAAAACGAGGAAGCGAAATAAAAGCTAGCTCGAATAAAAAAAGCCTGCTTTAAATTTAAAGCAGGCTTTTAAATTTTTTAGCTATAAAGAAAAAGATTATCCGTTTTCTTCCTCATTGTTATCTTGTTCTTTTTTTTGACCTTGAGACTCATCTTTCTCGTCCCTAGTTTTTCTTCCGCTGTCGGCAATAATAGGCTCATCTTTGATTGTCGTTGTTGCGATCATGTGGACTGTATACCCTTTTTGGTCGAGGGCTTGCTTTAAGCTGTCTAAGTTTATATCAAGCACATCCTTAGCTTGTTGTGTTAAATTAGCGAATTGAATATTGATTTCCCCATGAGCTGTTTTAAAAGAAGTCACCGTCACTTCAACTCCATTAAAGAGCCCGGCATTCTTTAAAACCAGGGTGGTTTTTGTCATATCGCTATTCATATTGTTTGTGATTTCTTCACAAAGCTTTAAGATATCGGGAGGGATATCTTGCGCCGAAAGTTTTATTTTATCGGCATAGATGAGCTGATCTTTAGGCCCGAGTGCAAGAACAAATAAGTTTACGCTTGCAAGGTCTTGATCTATTGATTTTTCCGGAATAAGAGAAAGCCCTTTTTTAGAGCTTCCGGAGATTTCAAGATCATCAACCTGTGGAAGAGAATTTTTTATCTCTTCGTCTAAATTAAGTTTTTTAAGAAAAGAAGTTTTTTCTTGAGCCATCTGTCCAAATAATTCAGCCGGAGATTTCACACCTTTTTCAGCATCAAGAGATTTTTTAAAAGCTGTTCTTAAATCTTCATCCTTATTAGCCTCAATGGCAGGTGAACTCCAAGGCTCTTCAGAAGGCGCTACCGGTTTTTCTTTTCCAATTTTTGGAGCTACTTTTGATTCTTTTGCAAGGGTCGGGGTTTGATTAAAATCAGGATCAAGTGATTCTTTTTTTGGCTGTTTTCTTCGATCAACAGCCATTTTTTCTTCCCCAGCTTCTTTTAGAATTTCATCTTCTATCGAGGTTTTCTTGCTGCTTGTGTCCTCATCTTCTTCTTTTCTTTCGCGTCGGGAGAGGATCTTTCTAAAATCTTTCCCTTGCTTTTCTAAAGAGGATGGATGGACGCGCCGGCTGTCCCGATCAACGCTTGATAGGGTTCCTGGCTGAATATTCGGATTAACTTTGAAGAAACTATCAGGTGTCATCTAGCTAGCTTCTCCTTTGACCTTAAGGTCTTCAAATTTTAAAAATCACGTATTGAGAAATATTAAATTTCCCTTAAGTAAAATAAAAATAAAGGAGGGCTTATTCTTTACTCTCCCTCATCTGTTTTAGAAAAATGACGGTTCCCATCTCATCAAGCTCGACTGCTTCTTTAATCTCAATTTCTTTCATCATTTCTTTTTCCCAGTCTTCCCGATGGGTATTTAACTTATCGACGTCTAAACGTCTTTTTTTAAGTTCTTTTTGAGCTTGCTCTAAGTCTTTCCGAGCGACTTCCACTTGCTCTTTCTGTTCCTTTACTTTCTTTTCTTCAACTTTAAGCCTTTCTTTGACTTCTTTAAGATAGACTTTCATTTGAATGATCTTTTCACTTGTCGTTCCATGATCAAATTCGGCTCGAAGCTGTTCTAATTTATCATTATAATGGTTTAAAACCTTGTCCCGTTCCGCTTCCCGCTCTTTCAAGCGTTTTAATTCTTGATCCAAAGCATCTTGCTTAAGCTTAACTACCTTTTCCTGATTTTCAACTCGTCTTTTTTTAACTTCAACGACTTGGATCAAGGGGTAAATTGGCATCTTCATCATGAATAAGATCTATCCTATTAAACTATTTAAAAATGCCCCTTAAAAGTTGAAGGGTTTCTTCAAAAGAACATTTCTCATCAATGTTTTGCTTTAAAAAATTATTCACTTTGTCAACGTGATCGATAGCAAAGTCGCCCGCTTTATCCGAGCCTCGTTTGTATTCGCCGATTTTTATAAGCAATTCATTTTTCTTATAGTTAGCAAGGACTTCTTTCAATTTTCCAACAAGCTGTAAATGCTCTTGCGATGTAATCGATGTAATAACACGGCTTGCTGAAGATAAAACATCAATTGCCGGGTAATGATACTTTCTTGCTAAATCAGCAGAGAGGATTATATGCCCATCTAAAATTGAGCGTGTTTCATCTGAAACAGGCTCATTCATATCATCGCCCGCTACAAGAATCGTATAAAAAGCTGTGATCGAGCCAACATCTGAATTACCCGCTCTTTCTAAAAGTCTTGGCAAGGTAGAGAAAACAGAGGGGGTATAGCCGGCTCTTGCAGGGGGTTCACCGGCTGCAAGTCCAACTTCTCTTAAAGCTCTTGCAAAGCGAGTAACAGAGTCCATCATTAAGATGACGGATTTACCTTGATCTCTAAAATATTCGGCTATAGCTGTAGCTACATAGGCAGCATTTAAACGAAGCTGAGAGGCTTGATCTGAGGTGGATACTACAAGCACAGAACGTTTTAAGCCCTCGGGACCTAGGTCTTTTTCGATAAAGTCCCTAAGTTCACGACCCCTCTCTCCGATTAAACTAATAACGTTTACGTCAGCTTTAGCATTTCTTGCGATCATGCCAAGAAGGGTTGATTTACCACCGCCGGCCGCAGCGAAAATCCCGACTCTTTGACCTTTACCGCAAGTTAAGCTACCGTCGATTGCCCTAATGCCAACAGAAATAGGTTCGCTGATTCTTTTTCTTTTTAACGGGTCCGGCGGATCTTGGATAACCGGGTAAATCGCTTCTGTTTCAAGGGGGCCTTTTGTCTTTAAATCCAAAGGTTCTCCAAGGCCGTTTAGAACCCTGCCAAGGAGCTTTGGCCCGACTTTAATATGAAGAGGCAGCTTTGTTGGAATTACTTCGGAGGAGGGACCAATCCCTGTCATGGGGCCAAGAGGCGATAGAAAAACCTCATCTCTTGTAAATCCGACCACTTCGCATCGAAGAGGTTCGCCTTCTCGTTTAACAAGACATACTTCCCCAATTTTTACATTGGGCACGATGGCTTTAATCAACATCCCGACAACTTCGGTGATTCTTCCATTGACTGTTGTCAATTCGAGTTGATCAATACCTCCGAGGACTTTATCAAGCTGATCTTCAAAATCCATGGGAGCCAATTTCTCCTAAAGTTTTAAGACTTTAAAAAACTTTAATATTAATGATTGAAAAAGGCCCTGCTACAGGGCAGGGCAAACCGTTGTCCTTAAATTTTTTGAAACCTTTACTCGAAAAAGCCTCATCAAAGCTTAAACTTGAACGTTCATAATTGTTTTGGTCGATTCCAGTGCCTTATTCAATAAGCTTGTGAAGAATTCAAGCTCTTGTTGGATGTATCCAACTTTTATCTGTATCGCTAGTAGGTTCGCCGGAGACAATTGCTTATTATTCAAGTGCATGCTCTCAACTTCAAGACCCAAGGTTTTAAGCTGTTCCTGGCCGTTTGTTAAAAAGCCTAGGAATCGATTAATAGGTGTTTGCAATGAAACATCTATCTTGGGTTCAGGAGTGTACTCGAGACCTGCTTTGTCCATAGCTACTTTCAAGCTATCGTCAATGTGGTCAAGTTTGTTGCGCAAAATACGCTGGACCGAGCTTTTAATGTCTAAATCTTTAGTCTCAAGCTTAGTTTTCAAGTCATCAATTTGCGCGATGACTTCTTTTGCTTGGACTGCAAGCCGCTCGGGCGTTGCTGTTTTTGCTACTTGATTCACGCTTCTATTGAGGTGGCGCACTTCATCAAAAAGAGATGATTTCAGCTCTAAATTGTCAGGACCTTTAGTCTGCTTTCCAACTTTCAGGGCATCATCAAAAGTCTCTTTATTAGGCGCAACTCTCGCAAGCTCTTGCTCGATGGCTTGAGCCGGACCGCTCTTTCGAGTGACTTTACTTACTTTTTCTAATTTATCTTCGGTCATAGACAACCAATTTTTTTTAATTATTAAAGTTTAATGGTTGTGGATTCTTTTAACCAATTTACTTTGTTTTTTCGCTTTCTTTTGCGGCATCCGCGAAAAAAGGCGACTTATTCTTTTTTAAATCCTTATCAGCCCATTCAAGAGAGATCTTGCCTAGGCTTTTAACAGTCTCGTCATTTGTTTTTTCCATCGCGTCCCGGATAATTTTTTCTCCCTTTTCCCTCTTCGGCTTTGTGAGTAAAAAGCACATCCCGAGAAAGGTTTTAGCAAGATAATTTTCAGGCTCTTTTTCTAGTACTCCTTCAAATATTTTTGTAGCTTCCTTAAGCTCAAGTTTATTTAAAGAAATATATCCAAGGCCTATTTCCGGTGCGACACTTGTGGGATTCATGACTTGCGCCGCCTTAAAAATACGTGTGGCACTTGTCTCATCCAGTTGCTTAACTGCAACAAACCCAGCTTCTATAAGAAGCGCAAAGTCATCAATATACTCATCCAATTTTTCACTTGCCATACGCGCCCTTGTCATGATCCTTAGGTTGTTAAGTCTTCTAGATTTAAAAATAATCAGCATTTTTGCTAAGCGAATTTCACTTTTGCAAAATACCTAAACGGCGTCAAGCTTTGGGCTAAGAGACTCCAAAGCTTTCGCCGTTGAAGGTGAGGAAAGGAAAAAATCCTAACCTCATTATCCTTTTACGTTCCTTGCCATTGACATGATAGCTGAGTTTGCAGCTGCAATGACAGAAGTTGACATCTCAGACAGTTGAGATAAGTGGTTCATTAACATTTGCATCTCAAACATGTCCCCAATACTGATGGAACTTCTTCTGTTTTTAATCTGGATTAATTTAACTTTCGCACTAATTGTTGCATCATGCACAACATGAAATAAAGTATTAACACTAAATCCAGACTGTACGTTATCGCCATGGAAGAACGTTAAATCTTGGCTTGGCATAATATAATTTCCTCCGTGAAATTATCAATTCCATAAAGAGTCAAACTTATTTGAGGGGCTCCTACTGGAAATTTCATTTCCTAGCAAATCTTGCCTTTCGGAACTTCTCGCTTGTTTGAAACCTTTAAGCGCTTTATTTATCTTCGCGCTTTAAGTGCTTTGCTGGGCCGCATTTAGTTGTTTAAAACTTATTTCTAAGCTCTCTTTTTTAAGGAGCAACAAATGCAGCCCGACAAAGATCTGGAACGCTTATACCGCTTTAATCCTTGTTATCACCTTTAAAAATGCTGCATACCCATGAAGCAAGGCTCCAAAATGATCAAATTCTTCTTTATTCTCGCCGCTTCTCAATACTTGTTTAATCTTTTGGAGGCGCTCTTCAATTTTTTGTTTTAATTCTTTTTGTTTTTCGGCTTTGCCCATTTCCCGCTCTAAATCAAAAACGAATTCTTTCTCGGGTTCTTTCTTCTTTTGCTCTTCAAGTCCAAACATAGAGTTCCTTACAGGTAATAGACGGATTTAATAAAAGAATATACTAAAATATCCTTCCTCTATAATTATATTTTAGCATAAAAAAATCATTTAATCAAGTAATCATCAATTATAAGAAATGTGTAAAGATTTAATTAATTTTACTACTTTAAGTTGATCCTGTACTTGACTCCATCTCTCTCAAGAAAAACAGCTTGAGGAGTAATTTCGGTTATCTTCATAGCATCTAAAAAATCGCCTTTAGTCACAATTTTTCCATCCACGACAACACTTAAAGTTGAGCCTCTTCTTGAAATACCTGAAACTTCATATCTATCGGTGATATCGATCATGGATTTTTCAGGCTCAACGTCTGTTGCCAAGTCTTGAATCTGGTGAATGCCGGAAATGGTCTTTAACTCTTCTAAAACTTCCCTATAATCTCCTTTTTGGGAGATAGGAATGCTTCCTTTTATCGTTAACTCACCATTGACTAATTCTGTTTTTAAAGTCTTAAACCCGCGGTTTTGAAGCATGGCTTTAACCGTATTGGCGAGATTTTCTTCGACGACGACACGATTCTCAAGCAGATCCAAGTAGTTAAAGTTAGCGCTTAAATACTCGGAAAGATCTTCCATATCGGATCTATTTTTCAAGTAACCTGATAAAACAAAGTTCCCGGGGGTGGTCGCCTGAATGTT from Criblamydia sequanensis CRIB-18 includes these protein-coding regions:
- a CDS encoding DUF5407 family protein — its product is MPSQDLTFFHGDNVQSGFSVNTLFHVVHDATISAKVKLIQIKNRRSSISIGDMFEMQMLMNHLSQLSEMSTSVIAAANSAIMSMARNVKG
- the fliI gene encoding flagellar protein export ATPase FliI — translated: MDFEDQLDKVLGGIDQLELTTVNGRITEVVGMLIKAIVPNVKIGEVCLVKREGEPLRCEVVGFTRDEVFLSPLGPMTGIGPSSEVIPTKLPLHIKVGPKLLGRVLNGLGEPLDLKTKGPLETEAIYPVIQDPPDPLKRKRISEPISVGIRAIDGSLTCGKGQRVGIFAAAGGGKSTLLGMIARNAKADVNVISLIGERGRELRDFIEKDLGPEGLKRSVLVVSTSDQASQLRLNAAYVATAIAEYFRDQGKSVILMMDSVTRFARALREVGLAAGEPPARAGYTPSVFSTLPRLLERAGNSDVGSITAFYTILVAGDDMNEPVSDETRSILDGHIILSADLARKYHYPAIDVLSSASRVITSITSQEHLQLVGKLKEVLANYKKNELLIKIGEYKRGSDKAGDFAIDHVDKVNNFLKQNIDEKCSFEETLQLLRGIFK
- a CDS encoding type III secretion T3S chaperone yields the protein MMKMPIYPLIQVVEVKKRRVENQEKVVKLKQDALDQELKRLKEREAERDKVLNHYNDKLEQLRAEFDHGTTSEKIIQMKVYLKEVKERLKVEEKKVKEQKEQVEVARKDLEQAQKELKKRRLDVDKLNTHREDWEKEMMKEIEIKEAVELDEMGTVIFLKQMRESKE
- a CDS encoding DUF5398 family protein, giving the protein MFGLEEQKKKEPEKEFVFDLEREMGKAEKQKELKQKIEERLQKIKQVLRSGENKEEFDHFGALLHGYAAFLKVITRIKAV
- a CDS encoding tetratricopeptide repeat protein is translated as MASEKLDEYIDDFALLIEAGFVAVKQLDETSATRIFKAAQVMNPTSVAPEIGLGYISLNKLELKEATKIFEGVLEKEPENYLAKTFLGMCFLLTKPKREKGEKIIRDAMEKTNDETVKSLGKISLEWADKDLKKNKSPFFADAAKESEKTK
- a CDS encoding serine/threonine protein kinase, whose amino-acid sequence is MQNEEDEFESFEELNPESLEALPRQIGPYKIESLLQKGGMSILFLATHPESKEPITIKVLSPKYVSNPEAIKRFLYEAEIISMTDHPNIVKLYGYGQWEGGLYIAMEFIEGISLRQLLLRYPISLKQALEYIIDIAYALCHLHTHGVIHRDLKPENILVTDSRIIKVIDFGIAQLISQEEGQIEDNSMRVMGTPIYMSPEQRNNPNSVSYPSDIYSLGIITYELILGKLSHGRIHLSLMPKGMQKILSKALQANPEDRYQDIVDFISDISSYMHSENMQKEGGPSDALRQIATGIHLAENNLVPEAPLWSDIECSYAYHKGTLSKSIFYDFLVLKNKSYGLITIESYESGIEGVIYNSVLRGMVKALYSREEKIEKLTEELNAMLFRERMPHHFQFNFLKLNPIEETLEFLSCGGDDIWILKKDQKEPLKIQSNASELGKVQTAKFEPLIVPWKPGEECLIIKLSSGDDEKSPLETLSIKDYILQNLLESKEKETKEKILLLIHRLKRSVNTRVRKRSIFIGSFTYFSNKKMP
- the sctQ gene encoding type III secretion system cytoplasmic ring protein SctQ, translated to MTVSFDWIRKIPRSLLLSDVKPMGNISSFPWKDFSDKIQKSLELPKLEISQKVPEWVEKNRFLEGFVEAQVLKLAAPAIPGFLYFIVSKQDLNLFSSHLLFKENKPKLDENDQELLEGFYKFIALEAIFQAGKSGLKAEFLPKIEKLESLIDDQESALAIDLLIDTGFHQFTGRLLISPEFHKAFVSKSNPSTEELIASSPIAEATDLTLHLEIGKTYLKENEWNSIETGDFLLLDYVSLNPAKGEGRVLIKALGRPLYLGELQGNTLKILESSAYSEADNMQRTPHDHNEEDFDEEDEDFEFDEDALEEFDEEFDEDFDEDEFDETDSSHEDEDDDEDDYHDEDDEEEEDLNDLEETQVKKEEAKPSKADLAKSPSSEAPEKKEPTREKPEALPKQKLESENPIELLKTGEVPLTINVEIGRLHISLRKLMELKPGNLIELTTKPEDGVDLVLNGKRLARGELIQVGEVLGVRILDIGKK